The Lineus longissimus chromosome 8, tnLinLong1.2, whole genome shotgun sequence region TCTCATCAATGGAGTATTTTTGATCAACATTGTTCAGATAGCGCGATGTAAATAGTTAAAATGTGAATCCCTACAGTTTTCTTTAGTTGATCAACCGTAtatttctttcacaatttgatttTGAGTGCCGACATTTTTGTTTCTGCTCGAGTGTGTGtggtgaaaatgagagcgattttcaagatttctcaacatcttggacAAGACTATAGGGCCTAATAGGCCTAGCATAGTCTTtgattggtcttgccctgatccGTTgcttttctttattttattcagGTGATGGCTTCAGTTGAATGTATTAACACAGTCACAGAACTTACAGAAGTAAAGCAAGAGCCTGAAGAGGTAAGAAAAATTTTCGTCAGATCATTTGTGTTACTGTTTCTTTCGTACACGATAGCTTTGCCCTCCTtccttgtaggcctacatttcatACCAATATTCGTGATCCATTTCAGTCAAGTAAATTATTGTTCTCCGACACGGCCTATAGCTTGGTGACTCAATGTGACGCAACacatgtgccccccccccccccccagctgtCTTCAGACATTTCCCCAAGTCCCCCTGTGCTGTGGAAGTTGGAGGTTTCTGATCCTGTGGCTGTGATGACTCTGGGTATGCAGCTGTTTGTGATAAACTCATTTCAATGTTTATTGCTCCATCCTTGGTGAAGGAGAAGGACTTGAGGGACATCCATCTCCAAGCACTCGTCTCATGATGAGAGGCAAGGTCAAACAAAACAATACAGATCATTGTCGAATTCAAAGTGTttttacatgtaaattacaTGTACTCCAGTACCTCGTCCTCCGCAAAAGAAAGCCAACTCATGCTTCAGAGACAATGTAAATGTTCCATCGACACGGTCTACTTCTTACATTTACAATACCTAGCAAACTGCTGCACCTCAATGCAGTTTTTTTAGCATAATATTGTCAGAAAGGTTTTCTTATAATCATacaatacaaattcaaatttcaaatttcaaatacaaTACATGAAAATGTCCGGAATGTGATTGCTGATTGCATGAGTTTTTCACTAATAAAACCCTGGGTTGTTTTCAGTTGTGCTTTGGATTGTGATACAACTAATACCCACTCTAGTCTTGGAGTTGGGAGTTTGCCAAGTCTAAAAATTTCTTTGCGCCCTTGACCAAGTGaaccattgacattgacattcaCCTAGGTTTATAACGTGTTACATAACATTGTCAATAATCAATATGTATCGTGCCAAACAACTATTACATAGACTGAACTATGTACATTATTTTTGTTCAAGTCAGATAAAAAGAGATTGAACCTGTCATTCAATTACAATCAATTAGTTTGTTTGTGGCTGGTTTGTTTTCCTTTTAATAATAGGTGCTACCATATATGTGGCATCTTTTTCTATCTTGCAATGCCTGCAGACAAAGGATTCAATTTATCACTGGCTGTATCAGAGGATAATTACTATCTTGTTTCCAGTGTCATGCTTTGCCTCAGCAACAAAAGGGTGAGTGGAGCATTTCAGACTCTCTACTGAattgtaaaaaaacttatatgcGTTGTAAAATCTTCACTTGATTCAACCCCTGGGTTCAAGCTTAGGTTCAAGCCACGGAAAAGTATTTCAAAAAAACTTAATACCAGGCCTTTTAACTTAAGAATAGTCATTCTTTTAATACATTTTTCCATGTGTTATTGTCCAGTTTTTTCTCAACATTCTGTTTAATGATTTGCAAACGAACAGCAGATTAATGGCTGAATGCCAATCGTGTTTATTATGTCACTGATTGCTTGATGTGTCACCGTGTGTATACTGACCATGGTGCTAAGAATATTACGTAACAGACTTGTGACGTACACATTTGAACTGTCCAGGAACTCAAGCTATGTTTTGTACAGTACAAGTCTAGTCCAATTGGGTAACTGTTAACTAGAAAACCTGGCCATTAAAATGGAACCAGGTACCGGTACTTCAAAAGCACTAGAGTATTTTGAGGTAAGTCATTTTATCTTCTATGGTTCTTGGTTTACTGCGGAGTGGACATGGTCTTGATATATGCACCTTAATCGGGCCATGACCTAATGTATTGGTTTGCGCATGCCCTGATTTCAATACCATCTTGACATACAAATTATGGAGTCTCTATGAAGACTACCAAATATGTCCCAAGTCACATGACGCACAGTAATACAAATTGGCTATTGTACATAGCCATTACTGTGCCTCATAATACTCCTCATTGATTGATGAGCCATGTCCTTAACCTGACCGATTTATGAGCCAGCGCGTGCCTGACCTACTGTGACGCTTGTCATATGATTGATCAGATGCAAACATGGTGGACAGAGAAATAGACCTCTCAGATTTTCTTTCTTTAGGATTAGATGTCTTTGATAATTTattgttcaatgaaaaatttCAGGTATTTTCAAACATGAAATGATTTTGGATAAAATGATTATGTTCAACTTCTTTTTCTCTCTGATTTCAGTTACAGGGGTtgcattcattattttcagtGTTAAATGTTTATTGAATGGATAGGCTGCACTTCTGAACCAAAACCTAACTTTTTCTCGTCCTAATCATTACAGAAACAAGCATTGACTCAGGAGTTAGAGATTTCTTCCAATGTCGTTGATACATCCATAAGCCATTCACCACCGTCGAAACCCTCATCATCTTCACAGCCATGGTTACCACCATGCCGAGTTTGTGGTGAGAGCGCATCTGGTTTACACTATGGTGTCAACACGTGCGAGGCGTGCAAGGTCAGTGAAATTCATATTTAACTCGGATCAACCAAGATGTTTGAGAGTTGTCATCTAAAGGAACTGTTCCAAACTATGTGTACTGATCATGAGTTGAACTGCTGAGAACATTCCAGCTACAGGTATTGTACATGTTCTCTAATACTGAACATGGTCCAGACAGTTCATAGATTGTCAGAGGTTGTCAGCCAAAAAAACACTTTGATACCAATGTGTTTGTTTTGCAGGGATTCTTCAGACGGAGTCTTCAGAGGAAGGAATCATATTCCTGTAAAGGAAAGGGAGACTGTAACGTTGGGGGAGGACAGCGTGGAACGTGTGCGGCATGCCGCTACCAGAAGTGTCAAAGAGTGGGCATGTCAAAAGATGGTACGAGCAATACTACTGAATTTCGTGAAATTTTGATGGagtgttttgtttttgtgatttcacAACGCACTGTTGaacacaaacttgaaaaaagtgtaaaaattcAACTGTATTGTATTTACCACTAAATTTCGGCAGGAAACACGATTTTGATTCCATCGCCAATTGAAAAGGAGCAAATTTGTTAACAGTTAAAATCTTTTTTGCAGCAATCAAAACAGGTCGATATACTCATGAGAAAAAAACTAGAGACATTGTTGAGGTGAAACGTTTACGCTTGGACAAGGACTCTTCATTTATAACCATTTCACAGAAAGAAAAGGACTTTGAGGATATTATTGAAAAAGTGGTGCAACTGGACAAAATCATAAATCGACATGACCCAAACTTTGAGGAAAAAGTTGTGAAAATCCAGGAAGACTTTTTGGTAAGTTTTGGAAATCCACCACTTTCTCAGCCCTGGTTATTAAATGTGAAGTGTTATACTTGTTCCAGTCATAAAAAATAGCCTAGTAAAACCTAAGGTGGGATTAGATTCTCATTCAAGCTGAGCAGTTTTGAGCGCGAGACAGTGACAGTACTTGGAAACACCGGAGTCATGTTTCGTTATCATTTCACTTCAGGAAGAGCACAAACAAAAAGAACAACTGTTTGGTAGAATGCGGCCGATGTCGAATGAGGAGTACAAGACGTTTTACGCAACAACAGGAGTTGATGTTGATGGACGCAAGGAGATGATGCAGCGCTTCTCGACAGAGCTTGTCTCGTGGATCGAAAAATATATACAATTCGCTAAAGGATTACCAGGGTTTAAAACGTTGTCTATAGACGAACAGTCAGCTGTGGTCAAAGGTGGGTGCATTCTTTCAATTTTGAGGACAGAGGTGTGGACTGAAGGTCATAAAGCAGGGGTCCCCCTATTGTCAGATTTGCCAGCTCTAGTAAGAAACTCCAGTTCTGCTACCATTGTGCCGATCGCTGACCCATGCATGCGGTGCCCCCACTGTCTTGTAATGAAGAGTTGTATACTTTGACAGGGATTTATTACCAGtatttttgaaattcaaatggaGGTATAGATGGATGTGACGGAGGGTGGGTAAAGGCATAATCACACAATTTGGTTCATGATGCGAACCCGAGTCTTTATTCCACTTCATCCTCGTTGAGCTCTGATAAAGTATGATATGAGCAACTTGTTAATACCCTGAGATTGTTTCTGTAGAGAccttcatgtacatgtgataCAGACGGCTGTGgtgaagcactttgagacaaTCTCTTGGCACAGTGAAACTCGTGACACATGCACAATCCTAACACTTTATCTTTTATCTCCCAGCATCAAGATTTGAAGTGTGGTTCCTGAGCGCATATTTCGGGATACACCTCGAAGCCGACATATTCACAACATTCCGGGGACGAACCCTTCATCTTGATGAAATCTCAACAGTGTGGGACGTAGATTATTTAAAACTTTTATTCAAAGTCGCCAAACGATTAAAAAGAATGAAACTGACTGCAAAGGAGCGAGCACTGCTGAAAGCATCAGTTGTGTTGTTATCAGGTTAGTTTAAAGGTTTTATTGTCAAGATTATTCGGGATAATATCTGCCGAACCAGTTGTTCTGTCATCCACTCTTCTACATGTAAACAATCATAGCGTAATGATGACCATCTGAAAGGTTCTCCTTCAGTCTGCTCCCCACGGCTTCCAGGTATACAGAGGATCTGGTGTGGCTTGAATCTTTTGCTATGGGTGTGACTGAACCCAGTAAAACTGCTTTTTCGTGTGAACCTTTCAATTCCTTGCAGGATAAGAATGTCAATGTAGCTTGGTTTCCTCTTCTTCCAGATCGTGTGGAGCTCGCCAATCCTGCACCGATGGAGGAAGGACTTCAACTGCTCATTCAAGCATTTGAGTTCgaagtgaaaaaaaatcacaaagaTGAACCAAACATGTTTGCCAAGGTTCTTGGTACGTTGCCGGTTTTGCGACATCTCAGTCACTGGAATATGAAAATCTTCAGTACGATGCAGCTTGATTTTCCATATGTTAACTTTCACCCGctgctgtatgagatgatttCAATGTGAGGTGTGTAAATGTGGATTATCTGTGATGAGACTATTCCCCTGGATCTCATTCACTATGTCATACTGAAAACAATGATGAAACATTGAAACTCTGAGAAGCCAAAGTTCTTGTATAGTCTCTTGGTATGTAGCGTTTTATCCTGGTGATCAAATgtgacatttacatgtatgtttggtcATCCCACACAGACGAGTGTTAATGAAGGAGTGTTACACCTCCCGGTTACAATATTATGGGTGACATTGAAAGTGAGGAGTCGCAAAGTTGTTGTGAAGGAGCAGGTCAACAAATCGTGATTTTGATGGAATTTCTGTTTAAAATTGACTGTAGTGGACATACAAATGTAGTATATATTATACCCAGGACATGCTGCATTAaactttgtgatattttgttgtaaatttTAGAACCAACTATTTTAATCATCATTGTGATATTGTTATCTGTGTACAAATTATAATTCAAACTGCTGACTATTCTCCTATGTGTCGGATTTGTCTTGAGAGAAATACATAAAAGTTTAGTTCTAAACCTAAAAATGTGTTCACAAAGTATTATGAGTAATACATGGAGTAGAGTAATATGAATTAGATATGCCCTGATCATATTCCATGTGGCTGATGTGGTTTTGTTTGATCACAATTGGAACTCTTATGTATTTGTCTGGTGGAAGGGATATTGTGGTGTTAATCCCCTATAGGGGCAGTTACATTGAGTGATTGGGTATGCAGACACACAGGCAAACAAATATATGTCATGGTCATGAATCcattgtgaagccattgttaaCTGACATGTCAGTATACCATATAGCTCTGTGTAActgctttacatgtacatgtataatactgGCCAGTTTGGTGTACTCCTATACAATATGTACTGTGAACATGTCGCCGACTCCTCAACCAGtgtcttgctggctgtttgaaGATCATTCCTCCATTTGTAAACAACAGATTGCTCTCATGAACCTCAGGTTTGATCAGGGACTTTTGCATCACCTTGCCAATCACTGCTGAAGAAATTTATTTTGTACCGTTTGATAAATTGTTGCAAGTTGATATGGGGATTTTCAGTTTTCTTAGTATTTTCCAGAATGGAGTGGGTTTTCACTCCTAGAATATGTATACCGGTGTTTACAAATAAAGATAATTATTCTGACAAATTGATGTCTTTATTGCCCTTTTGTTCATTTGCAAAACGGATCGATTCGATCTGTGCCGAGTGGCTAGTTGATCAACACATTTTTCGCTTCTGTGTCCTTGAGAGCAAGACACCCAACCCGACATCGCTTCATTGTTGCATATGGGACAATTTTCCCTGTGCCCATGCCAAGGAAAGCGAAAGCAAAACTGAGGTGCAAGCCACTGTCCGGGTCTTATTGCCGTCATCTCTCCACCTCACAGAACCTGTGGAGGACGAACCGGTTTGGGAAGAAAACTGAAGACGACGTTTAATGTAAACAACAATCTATTTATTGTTAAACAATTTGATTTTTTACAAAGCATGATATACAACGTATACATAACCGGTAATTCTTCATTGAATGCATGGCAAAATATACACATACTTGTATCAGTATTGAAATTTGAACTGATTCATAGGGTTGATAATGAAAGATTCTATAGCGTGGCTTTAGTTTAGTGTCCTACTATAAGAAGCCAGGTATTCAACTATAAACAAATGCACTTACATGGTGAACTAACATTGCATTTGTAATGACCGCAAGGTTCATGTGACGGTCAACTACTCTGATCGAAATGATTGAACCCCTATTCTAACCTAGTGATTGCAACTGAAGAACCAGCACCACTCAGAAGAGGTGCAGTCTAAAAGGCTTTATAAAATGCTTTGTGGAAGAGACTAGTGAAGGCAGGATTGAATACTAAGCTGTACAACAACAGTCTCAGAGAGCTGGAATGAATAGCAAACACAGATTCCTAACAGCCTGTATGAAGGTAAGAGCCACTTTCCAATCCTGAAGAGTAGTTCATACTCGGAAAGCCAAGGGTAAGATTCATTCATATTCCAATGGAAGGCCAGATAAATCAGTTGTctaatttcatgaaaaatactTTCCATCTCTCATGAGAACTCTGGACAACATCCATAACACACCACTTATAATTTGAGCAAAATGATTTTCAAGCTCTACAAACTCTACTATCTATTCAGTAGTAAACAAACTGGTAACCTCTCAAAATATCTGGCAGAACGTTACATCCTCAACAACAACACAATAACAACAAACACCTCCAGAGGTGCGTATTTTATTTTGAACCGACATTGGACACAGCTGATTTCATACGTCGAGGTATAGATATCGCAAATGAGATTTTGTCTGCTATCCAGATCGGCAGCAATGGATAAAACATCATAAAAGGTTCGACAAATGTGCCACAAGGGTAGCGCTCGCGCGGCAGCTTGGAGAGAAGTCCACTTCTCATGGCACGAACAACTGGGGAAAGATCCTCTGGTAGATTGGCAGACTCGGCTTCAAAAACACGGTACACTTCATCTAAGTGTTGACGACCATAAAGCTCACGCATCTCTGGACAAGCTTGCTGCCATACTTGTTCCTTTTGGGTGTTAATCATACTTGACATGAAGGTATCTGAAAGAGTTCAGCGGGTAAATGTCATTGTGATGTAGACATTGAAACATGTTATAATTCAACCACTGGTAGGTTCAACCATCGCCCTAGTTGGGTCTTCACCCTGCCCTGGCGTACACCAAGGAGTTCAAGAaaccaaaatgtacacacatCTTGATATTTTGAACTATTCTCTTTTTTCATCAAGCATGTCAACACTACAGGCTTCACTGTTTTTGACAAAGGGTATTGACTAAAGTTGTCAACGTACTTGTTTTGAATCCACCAGGTTGCACCACCGAGACACCAATATCAAACTTCCGCATTTCTATCCGTAACACATCAGAGAAGCCTTCAATGGCATGTTTTGATGCCACGTAGGCTGAGAATAATTCCAACGGAACTTTACCTGCAATAAAAGAAATGGTGAACTTGTAGGACTGTCAAACAAGACCTCATAATCTGAGTGGTGAACTTGTAGGACTGTCAAACAAGACCTCATAATCTGAGTGGTGAACTTGTAGGACTGTCAAACAAGACCTCATAATCTGAGTGGTGAACTTGTGGGACTGTCAAACAAGACTTCATAATCTGAGTGACAATTTGAAGATCATGTCGTGTCCATAATTGGTAACATCAATATTGTAAAATTTTGCATTAATTACATACTACATTcataaaatctcaaattcaaacaACTTTTTCAATCATAGTGTTTGAATAGGCCATTACTGTCTCATGCTGAACTGATCCCTCACACCTTTTGGCTTACTTCTAGTTAGATGTGTGTCAGACTGTGCCCATGCAAACTCCACATCTTCGAGATCTAAGGATCACATAATAAAACTCACAACTCTGAGAGAGATGACATAACTTACCAAGTATACTAGAGACATTTACAATTCTACCTTTCGACTTTCTAATGAGAGGTATAAACTTAATAAAACTCACAACTCTGAGAGAGATGACATAACTTACCAAGTATACTAGAGACATTTACAATTCTACCTTTCGACTTTCTAATGAGAGGTATAAACTTTCGTGACATGCGGACAACACCAAAAAAATTGATGTTCAGAACTTTTTCATAAGATGCTTGAGATGTCAGTTCTATATCAGCCACCATCCAGATGCCTGCATTGTTTACTAAACCCCAGAGACCTGTGGATTGAAAAAATACGTTAGTGAATTGAACACTTGAGACATTACTCTTGAACACGTGGTAAATATTTGGCTTGAAAAAAGGTGCACAACCTGTTGGGTGAGCAGAGATTTGGAGAAACTCTGGCTGTACCCAAGGTCAGCCACAGTCTGGGTGATTACAGTATTGATCCTCCGGCAAAGCTGAAATTCACATGGAGGTCAGTCTTGAAGGATTACAGCAAGCTGCCTGTTTTCTAGGTCATGGCTTGCACGAATGTTACTGGATTGCAAAGTTGAGGCATTTTTGTTTACCTTCAGATCCTACGCTTGTTGACACAACATTAAATGCAGCATCGATTAAAGCTTGATTTGTCACATCAATGTGGAGAACTTTCAATCTGAAAAGGTTTTAAAAGTTGTAATAAAGGTGGGATCACTGCTTCAAAA contains the following coding sequences:
- the LOC135492132 gene encoding nuclear receptor subfamily 1 group D member 2-like isoform X2; the protein is MASVECINTVTELTEVKQEPEEKQALTQELEISSNVVDTSISHSPPSKPSSSSQPWLPPCRVCGESASGLHYGVNTCEACKGFFRRSLQRKESYSCKGKGDCNVGGGQRGTCAACRYQKCQRVGMSKDAIKTGRYTHEKKTRDIVEVKRLRLDKDSSFITISQKEKDFEDIIEKVVQLDKIINRHDPNFEEKVVKIQEDFLEEHKQKEQLFGRMRPMSNEEYKTFYATTGVDVDGRKEMMQRFSTELVSWIEKYIQFAKGLPGFKTLSIDEQSAVVKASRFEVWFLSAYFGIHLEADIFTTFRGRTLHLDEISTVWDVDYLKLLFKVAKRLKRMKLTAKERALLKASVVLLSDRVELANPAPMEEGLQLLIQAFEFEVKKNHKDEPNMFAKVLGTLPVLRHLSHWNMKIFSTMQLDFPYVNFHPLLYEMISM
- the LOC135492132 gene encoding nuclear receptor subfamily 1 group D member 2-like isoform X3 produces the protein MEPGTGTSKALEYFEKQALTQELEISSNVVDTSISHSPPSKPSSSSQPWLPPCRVCGESASGLHYGVNTCEACKGFFRRSLQRKESYSCKGKGDCNVGGGQRGTCAACRYQKCQRVGMSKDAIKTGRYTHEKKTRDIVEVKRLRLDKDSSFITISQKEKDFEDIIEKVVQLDKIINRHDPNFEEKVVKIQEDFLEEHKQKEQLFGRMRPMSNEEYKTFYATTGVDVDGRKEMMQRFSTELVSWIEKYIQFAKGLPGFKTLSIDEQSAVVKASRFEVWFLSAYFGIHLEADIFTTFRGRTLHLDEISTVWDVDYLKLLFKVAKRLKRMKLTAKERALLKASVVLLSDRVELANPAPMEEGLQLLIQAFEFEVKKNHKDEPNMFAKVLGTLPVLRHLSHWNMKIFSTMQLDFPYVNFHPLLYEMISM
- the LOC135492132 gene encoding nuclear receptor subfamily 1 group D member 2-like isoform X1, which encodes MVDREIDLSDFLSLGLDVFDNLLFNEKFQKQALTQELEISSNVVDTSISHSPPSKPSSSSQPWLPPCRVCGESASGLHYGVNTCEACKGFFRRSLQRKESYSCKGKGDCNVGGGQRGTCAACRYQKCQRVGMSKDAIKTGRYTHEKKTRDIVEVKRLRLDKDSSFITISQKEKDFEDIIEKVVQLDKIINRHDPNFEEKVVKIQEDFLEEHKQKEQLFGRMRPMSNEEYKTFYATTGVDVDGRKEMMQRFSTELVSWIEKYIQFAKGLPGFKTLSIDEQSAVVKASRFEVWFLSAYFGIHLEADIFTTFRGRTLHLDEISTVWDVDYLKLLFKVAKRLKRMKLTAKERALLKASVVLLSDRVELANPAPMEEGLQLLIQAFEFEVKKNHKDEPNMFAKVLGTLPVLRHLSHWNMKIFSTMQLDFPYVNFHPLLYEMISM
- the LOC135492295 gene encoding retinol dehydrogenase 7-like; the encoded protein is MVSPRDDNLSASSNLMNDNLPMMSEDRELIIDDEFLFYSVIYSTITVIFGMAVLSKFLTHEFRFGLRSLLSLGVLFVGEPMCHFLLKGVSGVLIFGLGCLFIYSILPSSHLPAHGKAVLITGCDSGFGHALAKKLDSIGMKVFAGCLESDGPGAIELKNSCSPELKVLHIDVTNQALIDAAFNVVSTSVGSEGLWGLVNNAGIWMVADIELTSQASYEKVLNINFFGVVRMSRKFIPLIRKSKGRIVNVSSILGKVPLELFSAYVASKHAIEGFSDVLRIEMRKFDIGVSVVQPGGFKTNTFMSSMINTQKEQVWQQACPEMRELYGRQHLDEVYRVFEAESANLPEDLSPVVRAMRSGLLSKLPRERYPCGTFVEPFMMFYPLLPIWIADKISFAISIPRRMKSAVSNVGSK